In the Danio rerio strain Tuebingen ecotype United States chromosome 8, GRCz12tu, whole genome shotgun sequence genome, one interval contains:
- the slc66a1 gene encoding lysosomal amino acid transporter 1 homolog isoform X1, with translation MSDGFELGGGGNFSSLCPNGIAWIWYGLGECAQDGRDVASVVLGLLSIVCFMVSSIPQYYSSCKTGNMDSALSIWFLLFWLAGDSCNLIGSFLADQLPLQKYTAVYYVVADLLMLAMYMYYKLKNKRSSDRALLNALSVLCLLGMTSSLLSIPHWSLEDQMPSGFRGRALLALEEDNGAVQPFKTREIIGFVIGSISSVLYLCSRLPQIYTNFQRKSTEGLSYFLFALVILGNTTYGVSVLLKNPDPGQGEASYMVHHLPWLIGSLGTLSLDLVISVQFMMYRKSPQVSADTDEERAALLQN, from the exons ATGTCGGATGGTTTTGAGCTCGGCGGTGGTGGAAACTTCAGCTCTCTGTGTCCTAATGGTATAGCGTGGATCTGGTATGGACTGGGTGAATGTGCTCAGGATGGCAGAGATGTTGCCAGTGTGGTTCTCGGACTCCTGTCAATTGTCTGCTTCATGGTGTCCTCAATACC GCAATACTACAGTTCCTGCAAGACAGGAAACATGGACAGCGCTCTGTCTATCTGGTTCCTCTTATTCTGGCTGGCGGGTGATTCGTGCAATCTTATAGGGTCATTTTTGGCTGATCAACTTCCTCTACAG AAATATACAGCTGTCTACTACGTCGTGGCAGACCTGTTAATGCTGGCCATGTACATGTACTATAAACTAAAGAATAAAAGATCTTCAG ACCGTGCACTGCTAAATGCACTCAGCGTGCTGTGTCTTTTAGGAATGACATCTTCACTTCTCAGTATCCCTCATTGGTCTCTTGAGGATCAAATGCCCTCAGGATTCAGAGGTCGAGCACTACTGGCCCTGGAGGAGGACAACGGTGCAGTGCAG CCATTCAAAACAAGAGAGATTATAGGCTTTGTTATCGGCTCTATTTCTTCAGTACTGTATTTATGCTCCAGACTGCCACAGATTTACACCAAT TTTCAGAGGAAGTCAACAGAGGGCTTGTCGTATTTCCTGTTTGCTCTGGTGATTCTGGGAAACACCACATACGGCGTGAGTGTTCTGCTGAAGAACCCAGATCCAGGACAGGGAGAGGCCAGTTACATGGTTCACCACCTGCCCTGGCTCATCGGCAGCCTCGGAACTCTCTCACTAGACCTGGTC ATATCTGTGCAGTTTATGATGTACAGGAAATCTCCACAGGTTTCTGCAGATACAGATGAAGAAAGGGCTGCGCTTCTGCAAAACTGA